The following are encoded in a window of Bradyrhizobium sp. WBOS07 genomic DNA:
- a CDS encoding glycosyltransferase has protein sequence MVPFDRLIQIMDGWAADHPAEAVFAQIGTGRYEPRAMEFSRILSPQDFAERVASCSLVVAHAGMGSVISAAQAAKPIVLFPRRQSLREHNTDHQLDTVKWLADRPGIYVATDEVQIREQIARARRESVSAAPLSATAPASFAQRIRRAIIEL, from the coding sequence ATGGTGCCATTCGATCGGCTTATCCAGATTATGGATGGTTGGGCGGCAGATCACCCAGCCGAAGCTGTCTTTGCCCAGATCGGCACAGGAAGGTATGAGCCTCGCGCCATGGAGTTTAGTCGGATCTTGTCGCCTCAGGACTTCGCCGAACGAGTGGCTTCATGCTCACTGGTCGTGGCACACGCTGGGATGGGCAGTGTTATAAGCGCGGCTCAGGCGGCGAAGCCAATCGTTTTGTTTCCAAGGAGACAATCACTGCGTGAACATAATACGGATCATCAATTGGATACAGTCAAATGGTTGGCGGACCGCCCTGGAATCTACGTCGCTACTGACGAAGTCCAAATTCGGGAACAAATAGCTAGAGCTCGGCGAGAGAGTGTAAGCGCCGCACCTTTGTCGGCCACAGCGCCTGCATCCTTTGCGCAGAGGATTCGGAGAGCAATCATCGAATTGTAG
- a CDS encoding sialidase family protein has translation MIIAAQQMDWSPSSPSFVVTNSSDTRIGCCYQDGDAVMAGYSEDGGRTWQKFTQLPQPPGTQGNDPWKMSFGTIAVSSSDTSNIVWEPSFDRAPFFTKDRGKTWKRVSFPGEKLPNTGSHEKYYYTRKTLAADRARGGVFYLVHSGGGSNQSLIGLWRTEDGGESWAKVFDREVAPRSGFSAKLRAVPNRAGHLFFTSGLNGGSDTILRRSIDGGVNWTSLSDVNRVDDIAFGKEATGAQYSAIYISGQVRGEYGIWRSTDNCDSWHRLVQFPMGALDQVTSIEASKDTFGLVYIGYMGSGWIYGQPGICNPAEYHRDQVLQCSKVD, from the coding sequence ATGATCATCGCCGCTCAACAGATGGATTGGAGTCCTTCTAGCCCAAGCTTCGTGGTGACTAACTCTTCGGACACGCGGATAGGCTGCTGCTACCAAGATGGCGACGCAGTGATGGCCGGCTACAGCGAAGACGGCGGGCGAACGTGGCAAAAGTTTACCCAGCTACCGCAGCCGCCGGGCACGCAGGGTAATGATCCCTGGAAGATGTCGTTTGGTACGATTGCGGTCTCCTCGTCAGACACTTCAAACATCGTTTGGGAGCCTTCGTTCGATAGAGCGCCCTTCTTTACCAAGGATCGTGGAAAGACTTGGAAGCGTGTTTCGTTTCCGGGCGAGAAGTTGCCGAACACTGGCTCGCATGAAAAGTACTACTACACTCGCAAAACTCTAGCGGCAGATCGCGCGCGCGGAGGAGTATTCTATCTTGTGCATAGCGGAGGTGGCTCAAACCAATCCTTGATAGGGCTTTGGAGAACTGAAGACGGTGGTGAAAGCTGGGCAAAGGTCTTTGACAGGGAGGTCGCCCCTCGAAGCGGTTTCTCTGCTAAGCTCCGTGCAGTGCCCAATCGTGCGGGCCACCTGTTCTTTACGTCGGGCTTAAATGGTGGTTCCGACACAATACTCCGACGGAGCATTGATGGAGGGGTGAATTGGACATCGCTGTCCGACGTGAATAGGGTGGATGATATTGCATTTGGGAAGGAAGCGACAGGGGCCCAGTATTCAGCGATCTACATCTCTGGCCAAGTGCGTGGCGAGTATGGAATCTGGCGCTCAACAGACAATTGTGACAGTTGGCACCGATTAGTCCAATTTCCGATGGGGGCGCTTGACCAAGTTACTTCAATTGAAGCGAGTAAGGACACCTTCGGCTTAGTCTATATCGGCTACATGGGGTCTGGCTGGATCTACGGTCAGCCGGGCATCTGTAATCCAGCGGAGTATCACCGTGATCAAGTCCTGCAATGCTCGAAAGTTGACTGA
- a CDS encoding O-antigen ligase, which translates to MKRHELSTPQQALLRNSKPIKLLASPKRDFLAETLFIFMLCMVLFGLNIVAARKEALSTGEGDVFRQLVYGGIFVGLLLTSDSLKAAGRIHIPPSYVILPLAYCLTSAAWAIEPGATIRRLGLTALIIWSVFEAVRRVGFLRAVSVTEGVLSLAVFLSYAVVLLLPQEGIHQVADAADPGIVGSWRGILVQKNFAGAVCAVLILFLLFDISKKSTLWRWLVVLGSAYFLYRTNSKTSLGLLVGALLGGLAFSRYRVAYNSVALLGLAAVCLGALLTLSIYWDELTGILETKEAFTGRAQIWSVLLAYAQDNLLFGAGYGSFWNIGAQSPVFHYISSNSWISKIASGHNGYLDLLVQLGLPGLLLVVVSLIVVPIKAVLIEASLKPRERGLLFALLVFCVGHNFTESSLLDRDMMVEVFFMLSLAFLHAAKREHKDRFIRRLDDARSLFQSQSCGESP; encoded by the coding sequence ATGAAACGCCACGAGTTATCGACTCCTCAGCAAGCACTGCTCCGCAATTCAAAGCCGATCAAATTGTTGGCTTCGCCGAAGCGGGATTTTTTGGCGGAAACTCTTTTCATCTTCATGCTTTGCATGGTTCTCTTCGGCTTGAATATAGTTGCAGCCCGGAAGGAAGCTTTGTCGACGGGAGAGGGCGATGTGTTTCGTCAACTCGTATATGGAGGCATCTTCGTCGGGCTGCTCCTCACATCGGATTCTCTGAAGGCGGCCGGTCGGATACATATCCCTCCGAGCTATGTAATTTTGCCGCTTGCGTATTGTTTGACGAGCGCCGCGTGGGCGATCGAACCAGGCGCTACGATTCGGCGCCTAGGGCTGACTGCATTAATCATCTGGAGTGTGTTTGAAGCCGTACGAAGGGTCGGCTTCCTGCGGGCGGTTTCAGTCACGGAAGGGGTGCTAAGTCTGGCGGTGTTTCTCAGTTACGCCGTTGTGTTGCTTTTGCCGCAAGAGGGGATTCATCAGGTCGCCGATGCTGCCGATCCTGGCATCGTTGGCAGTTGGAGAGGCATTCTAGTTCAAAAGAATTTCGCGGGGGCTGTCTGCGCAGTGCTGATCCTTTTTCTGCTCTTCGATATTTCGAAGAAGTCGACATTGTGGCGCTGGCTTGTCGTATTAGGTTCGGCATACTTTCTCTATCGCACTAATTCAAAAACATCCCTGGGCCTTCTCGTCGGCGCGCTCCTCGGGGGCCTCGCATTTTCTCGGTATCGAGTGGCGTACAACAGCGTTGCGTTGCTTGGGTTAGCAGCAGTTTGTCTCGGGGCGTTGCTAACCTTGTCAATCTACTGGGACGAACTAACAGGAATCCTAGAAACCAAGGAGGCTTTTACCGGCCGGGCTCAAATCTGGTCTGTGCTACTAGCCTATGCTCAAGACAATTTACTCTTCGGTGCGGGGTACGGTTCGTTTTGGAATATTGGTGCACAAAGTCCAGTGTTTCACTATATTTCATCGAACAGCTGGATTTCAAAGATCGCCAGCGGGCACAACGGTTACTTGGACCTGTTGGTTCAGCTGGGGCTTCCAGGTTTGCTGCTGGTCGTAGTTTCGCTCATCGTGGTTCCGATTAAGGCGGTTCTGATCGAAGCGAGCCTTAAGCCTCGCGAACGAGGGCTGCTATTCGCACTCCTTGTCTTTTGCGTCGGTCACAACTTCACGGAGAGTAGTCTGCTTGACCGAGATATGATGGTCGAAGTCTTCTTCATGTTGAGCTTGGCGTTCTTGCACGCAGCAAAGCGCGAGCACAAAGATCGATTTATCCGAAGATTAGACGACGCAAGATCGCTCTTTCAGTCTCAAAGCTGCGGAGAGTCTCCATGA
- a CDS encoding UDP-N-acetylglucosamine transferase subunit ALG14 — MTRRVLAIASGGGHWVQLRRLQDAFQGIDVAFATVYPDYACEVVDHRFYSVPNVSRRNKWHAVKLIAKIAEVLSRERPDVIVTTGAFPGLVAIALGKMLFGSKTIWIDSIANCEKLSTSGKTAKYFADVYLTQWPNLANQGSPDFWGAVL, encoded by the coding sequence ATGACCCGAAGAGTTCTCGCCATTGCCTCAGGCGGAGGGCATTGGGTGCAATTGCGTCGCTTGCAGGACGCGTTTCAGGGGATAGATGTCGCATTCGCGACTGTCTATCCTGATTACGCCTGCGAAGTGGTAGATCATCGATTCTATTCGGTGCCAAATGTCAGTCGGCGCAACAAGTGGCACGCAGTCAAGCTCATTGCCAAAATCGCTGAGGTTCTTTCACGAGAAAGGCCCGACGTAATCGTCACAACAGGAGCATTTCCAGGGCTTGTTGCGATCGCGCTAGGGAAGATGCTCTTCGGTTCAAAGACAATATGGATCGATAGCATTGCGAATTGCGAAAAACTCTCAACCTCAGGGAAGACTGCCAAGTACTTTGCTGATGTCTACTTAACTCAGTGGCCCAATCTAGCAAACCAAGGTAGCCCAGATTTTTGGGGCGCGGTGCTGTGA
- a CDS encoding glycosyltransferase family 2 protein, with translation MKVTIGIKTLNEEARIAAAIRSALAAVERVGGDVVVADSGSADATVAIAKKFPVRIVQLANPTERCCGAGAQLAYQQNRGEYFYLLDGDMVLDPDFLPAAIKYLEENPKFAAVGGRVREVNTSALEFQIRAQKVQTARNWLPGTVDRLDCGGLYRRSALHEIGYFADRNLHAFEEYDLGVRLRERGWLLARIDRHSIDHFGHATEGYALLWRRIRSGHSSAAGEVVRASWDMGYFWTVLKEFSHLRLGLAVMLWWASLISILALPGGASSRLAIFGGGILLPLAGLTWRRGNVRLGFYSFVIWNVSAFGLLIGFFRRRASSKEMLKSIVIAGDA, from the coding sequence GTGAAGGTCACGATAGGCATAAAAACTCTAAACGAAGAGGCCAGAATCGCTGCGGCGATTAGGAGCGCATTAGCTGCGGTTGAACGGGTCGGGGGTGACGTGGTTGTGGCCGATTCCGGCTCTGCCGATGCCACGGTAGCAATTGCAAAGAAGTTTCCTGTCCGGATAGTTCAACTGGCAAACCCGACTGAACGCTGCTGTGGCGCAGGCGCCCAGCTGGCCTATCAGCAAAATCGGGGCGAGTACTTCTATCTTCTCGACGGAGATATGGTGCTGGACCCGGACTTTCTTCCTGCCGCGATCAAATATCTGGAGGAGAATCCAAAGTTTGCAGCCGTTGGAGGCCGCGTAAGAGAGGTAAATACCAGCGCGCTTGAGTTTCAGATAAGAGCGCAAAAGGTTCAAACGGCACGCAATTGGCTGCCAGGTACGGTGGATCGGTTAGACTGTGGAGGCCTTTACCGACGCAGCGCTTTGCATGAGATTGGGTACTTCGCAGACCGCAATTTGCATGCGTTCGAAGAGTATGATCTCGGTGTGCGGCTTCGTGAACGGGGGTGGCTTTTAGCTCGGATAGATCGGCACTCGATAGATCATTTTGGCCACGCGACTGAGGGGTATGCATTGCTTTGGCGGAGGATCAGGTCTGGCCACTCAAGCGCCGCGGGAGAAGTTGTTCGTGCGTCTTGGGATATGGGATATTTTTGGACAGTCTTGAAGGAGTTTTCGCATCTCCGGCTCGGACTGGCAGTAATGCTATGGTGGGCATCCTTGATCTCAATTCTTGCTTTGCCAGGCGGAGCCAGTTCGAGGCTTGCGATATTCGGAGGGGGAATCTTGCTTCCATTGGCCGGGCTAACGTGGCGAAGGGGCAATGTTCGATTGGGCTTCTATTCGTTTGTTATTTGGAACGTAAGTGCTTTTGGTCTCCTCATCGGATTCTTTCGTAGGAGGGCCTCCTCAAAGGAGATGCTTAAATCAATCGTCATCGCTGGTGATGCGTGA
- a CDS encoding glycosyltransferase, whose product MAEFDPTHLIVLGPLTRFIKWGLKTNRALLCVCADSFDINPLRRLIRYGRIASVLNDTRVSLVANHGIPSCLSLARIGVDRRKIIPWDWPHTRQPRDLEPKQSVGELPLTLFFAGLVTKRKGVGELIRAVAELRRRGIQASAKIAGAGEIERYRKLAHSLRVGDDIHFLGLVSNHQVLDQMRQAAIVVVPSQHEYPEGLPLTIYEAFCARTPIVASDHPMFVSRLSHRKNAMIFRAGHFKELADRVEELLDDNELYSSISNEAQTAWEALQLPVKWGGLLHRWLSDTEEDRLWLRSHLLDSPLYQLRSTEKE is encoded by the coding sequence ATGGCCGAATTCGATCCCACTCATCTGATCGTGCTCGGCCCATTAACGCGCTTTATTAAGTGGGGGCTCAAAACCAACCGTGCTTTGCTTTGCGTCTGTGCAGACTCTTTTGATATCAATCCCCTTCGAAGGCTTATTAGGTACGGCAGAATTGCATCCGTTCTCAATGATACCAGAGTCAGCTTGGTCGCTAATCACGGTATACCGTCATGCCTTTCTCTTGCGCGAATCGGTGTGGATCGACGGAAGATTATTCCTTGGGATTGGCCACATACGCGGCAGCCTCGTGATCTGGAGCCAAAGCAATCTGTAGGCGAATTACCTCTCACACTGTTTTTCGCCGGTCTTGTTACGAAGCGCAAGGGGGTCGGCGAGCTGATCCGCGCTGTAGCTGAGTTGCGCAGAAGAGGGATTCAAGCTTCGGCGAAGATAGCGGGAGCGGGCGAGATTGAGCGATATCGGAAGCTTGCCCACAGCCTGAGGGTTGGCGATGATATTCATTTCCTTGGCCTGGTCTCCAATCATCAAGTGCTCGACCAAATGCGGCAAGCTGCAATCGTGGTCGTTCCTAGCCAGCACGAATATCCGGAAGGGTTGCCGCTGACGATCTATGAAGCCTTTTGCGCCAGGACACCTATCGTTGCCTCTGATCATCCAATGTTTGTGAGCAGATTGTCACATCGAAAGAATGCGATGATATTTCGAGCTGGTCACTTCAAGGAGCTGGCTGACCGGGTCGAGGAGTTGCTCGACGACAATGAGTTATACAGTTCAATATCAAATGAAGCGCAAACCGCTTGGGAAGCGCTGCAACTGCCCGTAAAGTGGGGGGGGCTCCTGCATCGTTGGCTGTCTGATACGGAAGAGGATCGACTTTGGCTTCGATCACATCTCCTCGATAGTCCGCTATATCAATTGCGATCGACTGAAAAAGAGTGA
- a CDS encoding oligosaccharide flippase family protein: MNRRPSLLLNRAFWTIGSYAVSISLRLGTNVVVSRLLAPELLGIMVIVNSIKTGVELLTDVGIEQNIVSSPSGLNPKFLNTAWTIQVIRGACLCLLMLALSIPLSGFYQVDAVIFVLMAFAPFLNSLHSTSIFVLVKQLEVRKRNLFELGAETIASTLNVLLALLNPTIWAPLFGVLGGISARSTLSHLLRRGMPRFTIDKSSAKEIFRFGKWITMSSFVVYTASNLDRIYLGKAVDLGILGVFGLARTIADLAPALSSRLSYQVLFPALSAMRAERGNSVGPGFRSLRRKFVFSASVCLSFAIAWADMAVTSLYDPRYHDASWMLCVLLVGSWFGVLSNLNEATLLGLGKPAYNTISNTIKLGVIAVGIPIGLVYLGLLGAILAIVMGELFRLFFIVMIQESIGEGFARQDAGATTLLIALLIGWVLLRTEIGLQGPLNAALLWQRS; encoded by the coding sequence ATGAATCGTCGGCCATCCTTGTTGTTAAATCGAGCTTTTTGGACGATCGGTAGTTACGCCGTTTCAATATCACTTCGGCTGGGCACGAATGTTGTTGTTTCTCGGCTCCTTGCGCCAGAGCTGCTCGGCATTATGGTCATTGTGAATAGCATCAAAACGGGTGTTGAACTTCTAACAGACGTGGGGATCGAACAAAACATTGTTTCAAGCCCCTCAGGCCTGAATCCAAAATTTCTAAATACGGCGTGGACCATACAAGTAATTCGAGGCGCTTGTCTCTGCTTACTAATGCTCGCTTTGTCGATACCCCTGTCCGGCTTCTATCAGGTCGATGCTGTTATTTTTGTACTAATGGCTTTTGCGCCCTTCCTAAACTCGCTCCATTCGACTTCGATCTTTGTTCTGGTAAAGCAATTGGAGGTCAGAAAGCGAAATCTATTCGAGTTAGGCGCGGAAACGATTGCATCAACACTCAATGTGCTTCTCGCACTGCTTAATCCGACTATTTGGGCGCCCTTATTCGGTGTCTTGGGTGGGATAAGCGCTCGGTCGACTCTTAGTCATCTGCTGAGGCGCGGAATGCCTCGCTTTACTATTGATAAGTCCAGCGCGAAGGAAATCTTTCGTTTTGGCAAATGGATCACGATGTCTTCGTTCGTCGTGTACACAGCAAGCAATTTAGATCGGATCTATCTTGGTAAGGCCGTGGACCTTGGGATACTTGGCGTGTTCGGATTGGCGCGTACGATAGCTGACTTGGCGCCGGCCCTTTCTAGTAGACTTAGCTATCAAGTGTTGTTTCCCGCACTATCCGCAATGAGAGCGGAGCGGGGAAACTCAGTTGGGCCGGGCTTTCGTTCGCTCAGGCGGAAGTTCGTATTCTCGGCGTCGGTTTGTCTAAGCTTCGCGATCGCATGGGCCGATATGGCAGTAACTTCACTGTACGATCCAAGGTATCACGATGCGAGCTGGATGTTGTGCGTCCTGCTTGTCGGTTCTTGGTTTGGTGTGCTGTCGAATCTCAATGAAGCTACGCTGCTTGGACTGGGTAAGCCCGCCTACAATACAATATCGAACACTATCAAGCTCGGGGTGATCGCCGTGGGTATTCCTATCGGTCTGGTATATCTTGGGCTGCTGGGTGCAATTCTCGCCATTGTAATGGGTGAGTTATTCAGACTTTTCTTTATTGTCATGATTCAAGAGTCGATCGGGGAGGGCTTTGCTCGACAAGATGCTGGCGCCACTACGTTGTTGATTGCCTTACTCATTGGCTGGGTTTTGCTGCGCACCGAAATTGGATTGCAAGGTCCGCTGAATGCAGCCTTGCTGTGGCAAAGGTCCTAA
- the tnpB gene encoding IS66 family insertion sequence element accessory protein TnpB has product MIPLPAGARVWLATGHTDMRKRFSSLALQVQEILHRDPLSGPPVLLPRSPGQFFEGHLA; this is encoded by the coding sequence ATGATCCCGTTGCCGGCCGGCGCGCGGGTATGGCTCGCGACCGGGCATACCGACATGCGGAAGCGCTTTTCGTCGCTGGCGTTGCAGGTTCAGGAGATCTTGCATCGCGACCCGCTTAGCGGGCCACCTGTTTTGCTTCCGCGGTCGCCGGGGCAATTTTTTGAAGGTCATCTGGCATGA
- a CDS encoding bifunctional 2-polyprenyl-6-hydroxyphenol methylase/3-demethylubiquinol 3-O-methyltransferase UbiG — MHLEKINRAARLDAKEEFCLYFDAALEQPTPYSAKSSYLKDAQARMDRTVELIRPYIAGSRILDIGASPFYLLYKAKLLGARQCTGVYFANDSHPLKDFSAVHSAYGPIELSHVDIERCPLPFEDNSFDVVTACEVLEHLEYFPARLGAEIRRVLRPGGTLCITVPNACRVANIAKLILQKNIYMPYRADPTGRHKHEFTIRELEAFVEFLGIAVAQSGFLSIPTSNRKVLRMFYRVVGALPLIRNYSPVIYVVGKQEIPKSRAPLNDFPKILYSDALSIED, encoded by the coding sequence ATGCATCTCGAGAAGATTAACCGGGCGGCTCGTCTAGATGCCAAAGAAGAGTTCTGTCTGTATTTCGATGCAGCACTAGAGCAGCCCACTCCTTATTCTGCAAAGAGCTCCTATTTGAAGGACGCTCAAGCTCGTATGGATCGAACTGTCGAGCTGATAAGACCTTACATTGCCGGCAGCCGTATTCTCGATATTGGCGCTTCTCCATTTTACCTATTGTACAAGGCTAAGCTGCTTGGTGCTCGCCAGTGTACGGGTGTCTATTTTGCGAATGATAGTCATCCTTTGAAGGATTTTTCGGCTGTGCATTCCGCGTACGGTCCGATCGAACTTAGCCATGTAGATATTGAGAGATGCCCACTCCCTTTTGAGGATAACAGCTTTGATGTCGTTACAGCCTGCGAAGTTCTGGAACATCTGGAGTATTTTCCAGCTCGTCTTGGCGCTGAGATTCGTCGGGTTCTTCGCCCAGGTGGGACGCTTTGCATCACTGTACCCAATGCTTGTAGGGTCGCGAACATCGCGAAATTAATCCTGCAGAAAAACATCTACATGCCCTATCGTGCCGATCCCACCGGGCGCCATAAACACGAATTCACAATAAGAGAGCTGGAAGCATTCGTCGAATTTCTTGGGATCGCTGTTGCTCAGAGTGGATTTCTATCCATCCCGACGTCCAATCGAAAAGTGCTTAGGATGTTCTATCGCGTCGTCGGAGCGCTGCCCCTCATCCGGAATTACAGCCCCGTAATCTACGTCGTCGGCAAACAAGAGATCCCCAAGTCGAGGGCTCCGCTGAATGATTTCCCTAAAATTCTGTACTCTGACGCTTTATCCATAGAGGACTAG
- a CDS encoding glycosyltransferase encodes MPSIAFIVSHSSAGGAQELWSNIAETFAARGHQVFLVAFYPYKGEVRKTQTISWKYILKRKPVGIADQIAAFLRLARFLRSTNVEYAFTALPAANVVVPLAAAFARCRTKVITSHHGPAETYNRLLRKADAVVSKLTRVSKIVCVSNTVAESLVVERGDCRKRIVIKNALSVPIESLISSLLEKYPPNARCGRTVVATGRLARQKNYKMLLRAAVHMPDVRIRIVGTGPEEADLKDLAETLGVANRIEFLGFRQREDAISILAQGDVFVQPSLYEGHSLALVEAAKLGIPLVVTNVPVQVEAITASDGSRCGIAVELNDARALAETILDLLRRKDLYNQYVARAQQLGEEFSFGTMIAQYERLLA; translated from the coding sequence ATGCCCTCAATAGCGTTTATTGTCTCACACTCCTCCGCCGGTGGGGCGCAGGAACTGTGGTCAAACATAGCGGAAACATTCGCCGCGCGAGGTCACCAAGTATTTCTAGTTGCATTCTATCCCTATAAGGGCGAAGTCAGAAAAACCCAAACTATCTCGTGGAAGTATATCCTTAAGCGTAAGCCGGTCGGTATAGCTGATCAAATCGCAGCATTTCTCAGACTGGCGCGCTTTCTACGCAGTACGAACGTAGAGTATGCATTTACAGCATTGCCTGCTGCGAATGTGGTCGTTCCTCTTGCCGCTGCGTTCGCGCGCTGTCGTACGAAAGTCATTACATCGCACCATGGTCCTGCTGAGACATATAATCGCCTGCTAAGGAAAGCGGATGCGGTAGTAAGTAAACTAACTAGAGTATCAAAGATCGTCTGTGTGTCGAACACCGTCGCTGAATCCCTGGTTGTAGAACGCGGCGATTGCCGAAAGCGGATTGTTATCAAGAATGCGCTCTCCGTGCCCATTGAAAGCCTAATCAGTTCCCTGCTTGAAAAGTACCCTCCTAATGCAAGGTGTGGACGAACGGTCGTTGCTACAGGCCGACTGGCCAGGCAAAAGAACTACAAAATGCTACTGCGCGCAGCCGTTCACATGCCGGACGTGCGGATCCGCATCGTCGGTACCGGACCGGAAGAGGCTGATCTCAAGGATCTAGCGGAGACGCTTGGTGTGGCGAACCGCATTGAGTTTCTCGGGTTTCGACAACGCGAAGACGCAATTTCCATCCTTGCTCAAGGAGATGTCTTCGTCCAACCGAGCCTTTACGAGGGGCACAGCCTTGCGCTCGTCGAAGCGGCAAAGCTTGGAATACCTCTTGTGGTGACAAATGTGCCGGTGCAAGTCGAGGCCATTACGGCTTCTGACGGCAGTCGATGCGGAATTGCTGTAGAGCTTAATGATGCCCGAGCGTTGGCCGAAACTATTCTTGATCTGCTCCGACGCAAAGATCTGTACAATCAATACGTCGCGCGCGCTCAGCAGCTTGGCGAAGAATTTAGCTTTGGGACAATGATAGCTCAATACGAGCGATTGCTTGCCTAG
- a CDS encoding acyltransferase family protein, producing the protein MFRKLEAGPRSLDGGALYSNERWRSDIDGLRALAVLPVVIFHIGQSFLRGGFVGVDVFFVISGYLISGNILSRMEKGNFRVASFYEHRVRRLFPAYAVVLGVVLLLSCLMDFPPVARETSRVILSALASVTNFYFWATTDYFALPAEQISLLHTWSLSVEEQFYIAFPALIILIGRTKGRWLSAIVMATFAVSLSISAVGVLVKPAATFYLLPTRAWELLLGTLLALRVVPSFDDRRLASAAAIVGIFMIVSSAFFFTPLTPFPGLTALLPCLGAALVIHSGESHATAVSRCLSFAPVRFVGLISYSLYLWHWPILVFHRQDLLPSFGSKLTDRMVVFGLALCCGALSWLLVELPTRNQRLVPKRLLLGSTICIACVLAAGATVVLVTDGLPQRFSPAAAAMSEWLDYDPKSQFREGRCFLSATDSLSAFDAVGCLQNKLDKPTDLLLGDSHAAHLAYGFRRVFGEASVVQLTGVQCPPLIVPQPVMSRACADLIQLARKTVKEDGSIKRVWLSAAWNRSSVGKTNGWNESWLLDLKRTVAAFETSGVEVIILGPSPEYSAPLPKLLAEGLEKGDSLWAQRALAISPFELDSLMAEYARSNGLRYLSLIGEMCHERQCIEYAQPGTPIYFDSSHLLAEGALLIASKLAKHVD; encoded by the coding sequence ATGTTCCGAAAACTGGAAGCTGGCCCAAGGAGCCTAGATGGAGGTGCTCTATACAGCAATGAGAGATGGCGATCTGACATCGATGGGTTGCGCGCATTGGCCGTCCTGCCAGTCGTCATATTTCATATTGGTCAATCTTTTCTAAGGGGTGGCTTTGTTGGGGTCGATGTATTCTTTGTCATCTCTGGTTACCTCATAAGTGGGAATATCCTTTCGCGAATGGAAAAAGGAAACTTCCGCGTCGCGAGTTTCTATGAGCACCGAGTACGTCGACTTTTTCCGGCTTACGCGGTCGTATTGGGTGTCGTGCTGCTGCTTTCTTGCTTGATGGATTTTCCGCCGGTGGCGCGAGAAACCAGCCGGGTAATCTTGTCCGCTCTTGCTTCTGTAACGAACTTCTATTTTTGGGCTACGACAGATTACTTTGCTCTGCCCGCTGAGCAAATTTCGTTGCTTCACACTTGGTCGCTTTCGGTAGAGGAGCAGTTCTATATAGCATTTCCAGCCCTGATCATCCTCATCGGACGCACGAAGGGACGGTGGCTCAGCGCCATCGTGATGGCCACATTTGCTGTTTCGCTGTCGATCAGTGCTGTAGGCGTTTTGGTCAAGCCGGCTGCAACGTTCTATCTGTTGCCAACGCGGGCTTGGGAGCTTTTGCTCGGAACGTTGCTCGCATTGCGCGTCGTACCTTCGTTTGACGATAGGCGATTGGCCTCTGCCGCGGCTATCGTTGGCATTTTCATGATCGTTAGCTCTGCGTTCTTCTTTACGCCTCTTACCCCGTTTCCCGGACTAACAGCTTTGCTCCCGTGTCTTGGAGCAGCCTTGGTCATCCATTCGGGAGAGAGTCACGCGACCGCAGTTTCCAGGTGCCTTTCCTTTGCGCCCGTTAGATTCGTGGGGCTAATTTCATACTCGCTCTATCTTTGGCATTGGCCGATTTTGGTCTTTCATCGGCAAGACTTGCTACCGAGTTTTGGTTCTAAGCTTACGGACAGAATGGTGGTCTTCGGACTCGCCCTGTGTTGTGGCGCACTATCGTGGCTATTGGTCGAGCTTCCGACGAGAAATCAGAGGCTAGTGCCCAAGAGGCTCCTGCTCGGGAGCACTATTTGCATTGCATGCGTCCTTGCGGCGGGTGCAACCGTCGTCTTAGTGACTGACGGGCTGCCTCAACGGTTTTCGCCTGCAGCGGCAGCAATGTCGGAATGGTTGGACTACGATCCAAAATCTCAATTTCGAGAGGGAAGATGCTTTTTAAGCGCAACGGACTCCTTGAGCGCTTTTGATGCCGTTGGCTGCCTCCAAAACAAACTAGATAAGCCAACGGACTTACTGCTTGGTGATAGCCACGCAGCGCACTTGGCTTATGGATTCCGCCGGGTCTTTGGAGAGGCAAGCGTCGTGCAGCTAACTGGTGTGCAATGCCCGCCACTAATTGTTCCCCAGCCTGTTATGAGTCGCGCTTGTGCTGATCTCATTCAATTGGCACGAAAGACAGTCAAGGAGGACGGCTCCATTAAGCGTGTTTGGCTATCGGCAGCTTGGAATCGGAGTAGCGTTGGGAAAACAAATGGATGGAATGAGAGTTGGCTGCTTGATCTGAAGCGGACGGTGGCTGCATTCGAGACTTCCGGAGTTGAAGTGATCATACTGGGGCCGAGCCCAGAGTACAGCGCGCCACTTCCCAAACTGTTGGCGGAGGGCCTTGAAAAGGGTGACTCGCTGTGGGCACAAAGAGCCTTAGCTATCTCGCCGTTTGAGCTGGATTCGCTCATGGCCGAGTATGCACGATCTAACGGGTTGCGATATTTGTCGCTGATAGGAGAAATGTGCCATGAGCGTCAATGTATCGAGTATGCGCAGCCTGGAACGCCGATCTATTTCGATAGTAGTCACCTTCTCGCGGAGGGCGCGTTACTCATCGCAAGCAAGTTGGCCAAGCACGTGGATTGA